The Synechocystis sp. PCC 7509 genome includes a window with the following:
- the htpG gene encoding molecular chaperone HtpG, which translates to MLEQGTISIHTENIFPIIKKSLYSDHEIFLRELVSNAVDATEKLKMVSRAGEYSGDAGEPEIVIAVDKEQKTLSITDNGIGMTAEEVKKYINQVAFSSAEEFIQKYAGKSDQPIIGHFGLGFYSSFMVAQKVEIDTLSYQEGAQAVHWSCDGSPEFRLEDSSRTQRGTTITLSLQEEEGEYSETARIRQLVKTYCDFLPVPIKLDGEVINRQKAPWRDSPSSLTKEDYLEFYRYLYPFQEEPLLWVHLNTDYPFLLNGILYFPKLVPDVDVTKGQIKLFCNQVFVSDHCEEIIPQFLLPMRGVIDSVDIPLNVSRSALQSDRTVKKIADYIARKVGDRLKEQYRDNRAEYIKSWQDIGTFAKFGALNDDKFKKQVEDILIYRTTKAAAEPTPSVEVQSSENDAWQEVNPPSDANSPQYTTIKEYLERNKERHENRVFYCTNEATQATYIELHKSQGLEVLFMDSFIDTHFISFLEQEYSSVKFSRVDSDLDESLLEQDKPAEIVDPKTNKTRSEVIKEIFEQAINKPKITIRTEAIKSDNPQGTPPAIVLLPEFMRRMRDMSAMMQQQTPQFPEEHILLVNTTHPLIQNLVNLNAGAIATSDGSAPTAELANLICNHVYDLALMAQKGFDAEGMNAFVERSNQVLTRLTERAASS; encoded by the coding sequence ATGCTGGAACAAGGCACAATCAGTATACATACTGAAAATATTTTCCCGATCATCAAAAAATCTCTCTACTCAGACCATGAGATTTTCCTCCGAGAGCTTGTTTCTAACGCCGTAGATGCCACCGAAAAGCTAAAAATGGTATCCCGTGCCGGAGAATATAGCGGCGATGCTGGCGAACCAGAAATCGTTATTGCTGTAGACAAAGAGCAAAAAACCTTGTCTATTACCGATAATGGTATCGGAATGACTGCCGAAGAAGTAAAAAAATACATCAATCAAGTAGCTTTTTCGAGCGCCGAAGAATTTATCCAAAAATACGCAGGTAAATCCGATCAGCCAATTATCGGACACTTTGGACTAGGCTTTTACTCGTCGTTTATGGTGGCGCAAAAAGTCGAAATTGACACCCTTTCATACCAAGAAGGCGCTCAAGCCGTCCACTGGAGTTGTGACGGTTCGCCAGAATTTCGTTTAGAGGATTCTAGCCGCACCCAACGCGGTACTACCATCACTCTATCTTTGCAGGAAGAAGAAGGCGAATACTCCGAAACCGCTCGTATCCGCCAGTTGGTCAAAACTTACTGCGACTTTCTCCCCGTACCCATCAAGCTAGATGGCGAAGTCATCAACCGTCAAAAAGCACCCTGGCGCGATTCTCCTAGTAGCCTAACCAAAGAGGATTATTTAGAATTTTACCGCTACCTCTATCCTTTTCAAGAAGAACCGCTATTGTGGGTACATCTCAATACCGATTATCCTTTTTTACTTAACGGTATCCTCTACTTTCCCAAATTAGTACCAGATGTAGACGTTACCAAAGGACAAATTAAACTCTTTTGCAATCAAGTTTTTGTTAGCGACCATTGCGAAGAAATTATCCCCCAATTTTTGCTACCCATGCGGGGAGTAATTGACAGCGTTGATATCCCGCTCAATGTATCCCGTAGTGCCTTACAGAGCGATCGCACTGTCAAAAAAATAGCAGACTACATTGCTCGTAAAGTTGGCGACAGGCTCAAAGAACAATACCGCGATAACCGTGCTGAATACATCAAAAGCTGGCAAGATATCGGCACTTTTGCCAAATTTGGCGCTCTCAACGATGATAAATTCAAAAAGCAAGTAGAAGATATCCTCATCTACCGCACTACCAAAGCCGCCGCCGAACCAACCCCCAGCGTTGAAGTTCAAAGCAGCGAAAATGATGCTTGGCAAGAGGTTAATCCTCCATCGGATGCAAACAGTCCGCAATACACCACGATTAAGGAATATTTAGAACGCAACAAAGAACGTCACGAAAACCGCGTTTTTTACTGCACCAACGAAGCCACCCAAGCTACATATATCGAACTACACAAAAGTCAAGGCTTAGAAGTCTTGTTTATGGACTCCTTTATTGACACGCACTTCATCTCGTTTTTGGAGCAAGAATACTCTAGCGTCAAATTCTCTCGTGTAGATTCTGACTTAGACGAAAGCCTTTTAGAACAAGACAAACCTGCGGAAATTGTTGATCCCAAAACTAATAAAACCCGCAGCGAAGTAATTAAGGAGATATTTGAGCAAGCCATCAATAAACCCAAAATTACCATCCGCACCGAGGCGATAAAATCTGACAATCCCCAAGGAACACCACCAGCGATTGTTTTATTACCCGAATTTATGCGGCGGATGCGAGACATGAGCGCCATGATGCAGCAACAAACCCCTCAATTTCCAGAGGAGCATATTTTGCTAGTCAATACTACTCATCCCTTAATTCAAAACTTGGTTAATCTCAACGCTGGCGCGATCGCAACTAGCGATGGATCTGCCCCTACAGCCGAACTTGCAAACCTCATCTGCAATCACGTCTACGATCTGGCACTAATGGCGCAAAAAGGCTTTGACGCGGAAGGAATGAACGCCTTTGTCGAACGTTCTAACCAGGTGCTAACACGCCTCACCGAACGGGCTGCTAGTAGCTAA